The following proteins are co-located in the Paludibaculum fermentans genome:
- a CDS encoding glycosyltransferase, whose product MTQELHPSHRSDIRLAVACPMANEGHNASRFVTAVLEHCAGFRSAAFFAVLDRATTDNTRQILETLAASEPRLRVVWAPENRCVVDAYVRGYREALQSGADWILEIDAGFSHQPSDIPRFFETMAQGYECVFGSRFMPSGRMTDGSLKRYVISRGGTVLSNLLLGTRLSDMTSGFELFSRQALESLLERGIQSRAHFFQTEIKTYCRNLRIAEVPIHYHAPSPRLGSSALKDSFRQLWRLFRLRLKGEL is encoded by the coding sequence TTGACCCAGGAACTTCACCCGAGCCATCGCTCCGACATCCGCCTGGCGGTGGCGTGCCCCATGGCCAATGAAGGTCACAACGCGTCCAGATTTGTGACCGCAGTTCTGGAACATTGTGCCGGCTTCCGCTCGGCCGCCTTTTTCGCGGTTCTGGACCGGGCCACCACCGATAATACCCGCCAGATTCTGGAGACCCTGGCGGCCTCCGAGCCCCGGTTGCGCGTCGTCTGGGCGCCCGAAAACCGCTGTGTGGTGGACGCCTATGTCCGCGGCTACCGCGAAGCGCTGCAGTCCGGAGCCGATTGGATACTGGAGATCGACGCCGGATTCAGCCACCAGCCGTCCGACATCCCCCGCTTCTTCGAGACCATGGCGCAGGGCTACGAATGCGTCTTCGGCAGCCGCTTCATGCCCAGTGGCCGTATGACCGACGGCTCGCTCAAGCGCTATGTGATCAGCCGCGGCGGTACAGTATTGAGCAACCTGCTGCTGGGAACCCGGTTGAGCGACATGACGAGCGGTTTCGAGCTCTTCTCCCGTCAAGCACTGGAAAGCCTGCTTGAACGCGGCATCCAGTCCCGGGCCCACTTCTTCCAGACTGAGATCAAGACCTATTGCCGCAATTTGCGCATTGCGGAAGTGCCCATCCACTATCACGCGCCCAGTCCTCGCCTGGGTTCGTCGGCGCTGAAAGACTCTTTCCGCCAGTTGTGGCGGCTGTTCCGCCTGCGCCTCAAGGGCGAGTTGTAG
- a CDS encoding pyridoxamine 5'-phosphate oxidase family protein, which translates to MPFPVPDPIRDLAELDAMFAAPATPSIRKVTAQLTPAYRRMIEASPFFALATSGPRGLDCSPRGDAAGFVRIADESTLLLPERRGNNRIDSLRNLVSDPRAALMFLIPGLSEILRINGHAFLSRNRELCDSFQVNGSAPKIVIVFQIDAVMFQCARAIVRSRLWDQALHRTPGELPTAGSMLADATAGEEGGSAYDAALPERIRTTLY; encoded by the coding sequence GTGCCCTTTCCCGTTCCTGACCCCATTCGGGACCTGGCGGAGCTCGATGCGATGTTTGCGGCCCCGGCCACTCCGTCCATCCGCAAGGTTACCGCGCAACTTACGCCGGCTTACCGCCGGATGATCGAGGCCTCGCCGTTCTTCGCGCTCGCCACCAGCGGCCCGCGCGGGCTCGATTGTTCGCCGCGCGGAGACGCCGCCGGCTTCGTCCGGATCGCTGACGAATCCACCCTGCTGCTGCCCGAACGCCGTGGCAACAACCGCATCGATTCCCTGCGCAATCTGGTTAGTGACCCTCGAGCCGCGCTGATGTTCCTGATCCCGGGCCTCTCCGAGATCCTGCGCATCAACGGGCACGCCTTCCTCAGCCGCAACCGTGAACTCTGCGATTCCTTCCAGGTGAACGGATCCGCGCCGAAAATCGTGATTGTCTTTCAGATCGACGCGGTCATGTTCCAGTGCGCCCGCGCCATCGTCCGCAGCCGGCTCTGGGACCAGGCGCTGCACCGCACCCCCGGCGAACTGCCCACCGCCGGCTCCATGCTGGCCGACGCAACAGCCGGCGAAGAGGGCGGCTCCGCCTATGACGCCGCGCTGCCCGAGCGAATCCGAACCACCTTGTACTGA
- a CDS encoding PadR family transcriptional regulator produces the protein MAKLELVPGTLILLVLRVLEAGPLHGYAIAQRIGQLSQDALQVEEGSLYPALQKMLMKGWVESEWGLSDTKRRVRSYSLTAAGRKQLAIERAGYDDVTRAIQSVLKLA, from the coding sequence ATGGCCAAACTCGAGCTTGTCCCCGGAACCCTCATTCTGCTCGTCCTGCGCGTCCTGGAAGCAGGGCCCCTTCACGGCTACGCCATTGCCCAGCGCATCGGCCAGCTCTCCCAGGACGCACTGCAGGTGGAGGAGGGTTCGCTCTACCCCGCATTACAGAAGATGCTGATGAAGGGTTGGGTCGAGTCGGAATGGGGCCTGTCGGACACCAAGCGCCGGGTGCGCTCATACAGCCTGACGGCGGCCGGCCGGAAGCAGCTCGCTATCGAGCGTGCCGGCTACGACGACGTCACCCGTGCCATCCAATCCGTATTGAAGCTGGCTTAA
- a CDS encoding ABC transporter permease, protein MRELLRRLSYLWNRRRLEREMAEEMAYHREQLPPERRTSFGDELRLREDTREVWGWGWFDRLRQDLSYGARVLGHARGFTLTAMLVLALGIGVPLTAFRAVLADLQGGSAPHPETLVHLTRRAPGVYITNLPYPQLAFYSANAKSFRQVIGLLDRQPATFGEAAGNGAAEPVRLAFATANYCPEFGLTPALGRLFTTEDERPDAEPVALLGELFWQRRLGSEPAVIGSQVRVNGKLLRVVGLIPRSSKVTDEIWIPLARQPYVVEGSKLFTDWSSALDVYARLSPGVAPEAARQETLSLAARLRELQPSHVGAGEYLDARPVLELAADRQEFQILMAAAVLVLLLLVAACANLGTLVLARGVTREREIRIRMALGAGRMRVVRQLFTESLLLAVLSGACGLLLSTAVLKVIQLEHNSTSDILPDWRAIAATFLIALLAALVFGLPPALRLTSLVPRAGRARTIFLTVQVASSCLLLVVSSLLVSGRQKLVGADPGFDHRHLVWVSPGLKAHGYNDAAANAYLNLLRARAAELPDARAASTVWLAPWGNVHMGTGWQGRQFAGNHADPEFLGAMGLRLARGRNFLPGETGVALISEAAEHVLWPDGGALGQPLPWDPKGPTVVGIVRNASTTDIGNPEPREFYLPHSSAQAPESVVLLRVAGDPHVSARRLQEAARALDPRLQPTVQVVTDSFDREVEKLSRALAVIAILGVVAILLSAIGLAGLAGYTVAQRTREIGLRIALGARSAQVVRAILAPMNRPLAVGFTLGALGAAAAARILRAGMPAMAGLNLFDPLAYMAAVAFFVLVVALAVLAPGRRAIRINPSQALQHE, encoded by the coding sequence ATGCGAGAGCTTCTGCGACGCCTCTCTTACCTGTGGAATCGCCGCCGTCTGGAGCGGGAGATGGCCGAGGAGATGGCTTATCACCGCGAGCAACTCCCGCCCGAGCGCCGGACCTCCTTTGGCGACGAACTGCGCCTGCGCGAGGATACCCGCGAAGTCTGGGGCTGGGGCTGGTTCGACCGCCTGCGTCAGGATCTCTCCTATGGCGCGCGCGTTCTCGGCCATGCGCGCGGTTTCACGCTCACGGCCATGCTGGTGCTGGCGCTCGGCATCGGTGTACCACTCACAGCCTTCCGTGCGGTTTTGGCCGACCTCCAGGGCGGCTCCGCCCCCCACCCCGAAACGCTGGTGCATCTCACACGCCGTGCGCCCGGCGTCTACATCACCAACCTGCCTTACCCTCAACTGGCCTTCTACAGCGCCAACGCGAAGTCGTTCCGGCAGGTGATCGGACTCCTCGACCGCCAGCCCGCCACCTTCGGTGAGGCGGCCGGCAATGGAGCGGCGGAGCCGGTCCGCCTGGCCTTTGCAACCGCCAATTACTGCCCCGAATTCGGCCTCACCCCGGCTCTCGGACGCCTGTTCACCACCGAAGACGAGCGTCCCGATGCCGAGCCAGTCGCCCTGCTGGGCGAACTCTTCTGGCAGCGTCGACTGGGCAGCGAGCCGGCTGTGATCGGCAGCCAGGTGCGTGTGAACGGCAAGCTGCTGCGCGTTGTCGGGCTCATACCCCGATCGTCCAAAGTTACCGACGAGATCTGGATTCCATTGGCTCGACAGCCCTATGTGGTGGAAGGCAGCAAACTGTTTACTGACTGGAGTTCCGCCCTCGATGTATATGCCCGTCTCAGCCCCGGCGTGGCTCCGGAGGCCGCCCGGCAGGAAACCCTCTCCCTGGCCGCGCGGCTTCGCGAACTCCAACCCAGCCACGTTGGGGCAGGCGAGTACCTCGATGCCCGGCCCGTGCTGGAACTGGCGGCGGACCGGCAGGAGTTCCAGATTCTGATGGCCGCCGCCGTCCTGGTTCTGCTGCTGCTGGTCGCCGCCTGCGCCAATCTCGGTACCCTGGTGCTGGCCCGTGGCGTCACCCGTGAGCGGGAGATCCGCATCCGCATGGCCCTGGGCGCCGGGCGCATGCGCGTCGTGCGCCAGCTATTCACCGAATCGCTGCTGCTGGCCGTGTTGAGCGGCGCCTGCGGACTGCTGCTGAGCACCGCCGTGCTGAAGGTGATCCAACTGGAGCACAATTCGACTTCGGACATCCTGCCGGACTGGCGCGCCATCGCCGCGACGTTTCTCATCGCGTTGCTGGCCGCACTGGTCTTTGGACTCCCGCCGGCCCTGCGCCTCACCAGCCTCGTTCCGCGCGCCGGCCGTGCCCGCACTATCTTCCTCACCGTGCAGGTCGCTTCCAGTTGCCTGCTTCTCGTGGTTTCCAGCCTGCTCGTCAGCGGGCGCCAGAAACTGGTCGGAGCCGATCCAGGGTTCGACCACCGCCATCTGGTCTGGGTCTCGCCCGGACTGAAAGCGCACGGCTACAACGATGCCGCCGCGAACGCCTATCTCAACCTGCTGCGCGCCCGGGCCGCTGAACTCCCCGATGCCCGCGCCGCCTCCACCGTCTGGCTGGCGCCCTGGGGCAATGTCCATATGGGCACCGGCTGGCAGGGCCGGCAGTTCGCGGGCAACCACGCGGATCCGGAGTTTCTCGGAGCCATGGGGCTGCGCCTCGCCCGCGGACGCAACTTCCTCCCCGGCGAGACGGGCGTGGCTCTGATTAGTGAAGCCGCGGAACACGTCCTGTGGCCTGACGGCGGCGCCCTGGGCCAGCCGCTTCCCTGGGATCCCAAAGGTCCCACCGTTGTCGGGATCGTCCGCAATGCTTCCACCACGGACATCGGCAATCCCGAGCCGCGCGAATTCTATCTCCCCCACTCCTCCGCACAGGCACCGGAATCCGTCGTGCTACTGCGTGTCGCCGGCGATCCGCACGTCTCCGCCCGCCGCCTGCAGGAGGCTGCGCGCGCCCTGGATCCACGTCTGCAGCCGACCGTCCAGGTGGTCACGGACTCCTTCGACCGCGAGGTGGAGAAACTCTCCAGAGCTCTGGCCGTGATCGCCATCCTTGGCGTTGTGGCCATCCTGCTCTCCGCCATCGGGCTGGCCGGTCTCGCCGGCTATACTGTGGCGCAGCGGACCCGTGAAATCGGCTTGCGCATCGCCCTGGGTGCCCGCTCCGCCCAGGTCGTGCGCGCCATCCTCGCACCCATGAACCGGCCCCTTGCCGTGGGCTTCACTCTCGGCGCGCTTGGTGCCGCCGCCGCCGCCCGCATTCTCCGGGCGGGCATGCCGGCTATGGCCGGATTGAATCTCTTCGATCCTCTGGCTTACATGGCCGCCGTGGCATTCTTCGTGCTCGTGGTGGCGTTGGCGGTGCTTGCCCCCGGCCGGCGCGCCATCCGCATCAACCCCAGCCAGGCTTTGCAGCACGAATAG
- a CDS encoding LysR family transcriptional regulator translates to MSLTGLNIDLDDLRAVAVLSAHGHFGRAAEALHISQPALTKKIRQVETRIGGRLFDRHSRGVTATAAGAFLCERARQLLEHAAEAEEMTRRVLLGNSGVLRIGAGLTTMLSGLPEVLRTFRRRYPEVHLTVRDMSSSDQLAALRRREIDVGFARMPSEPGELTMEPVIDDELQIACNATLWPAGLSERRALLESPFLILSREASATFHDHVLTACLAAGFTPRVVQEANQLLTLLTLVQSGIGISLLPASAKALRIPQVRFLDMQLPEAVWTVGMAWNPDTVMDTPAQHFLPLVRQQFRRTARPQSRRPAIRAAKPGWG, encoded by the coding sequence ATGAGCCTGACAGGCCTGAACATCGATTTGGACGATCTGCGGGCCGTTGCCGTGCTGTCGGCGCACGGGCACTTCGGGCGCGCCGCGGAGGCCCTGCACATTTCTCAGCCGGCGTTGACGAAGAAAATCCGGCAGGTGGAGACCCGAATTGGGGGGCGGCTGTTCGACCGCCACTCGCGCGGCGTGACAGCCACGGCCGCCGGCGCATTCCTGTGCGAGCGGGCCAGGCAATTGCTTGAACATGCGGCGGAAGCGGAGGAAATGACACGGCGGGTGCTGCTGGGGAACAGTGGAGTGCTGCGCATCGGGGCCGGGTTGACCACCATGCTCTCCGGCTTGCCCGAGGTCCTGCGTACCTTCCGGCGGCGCTACCCGGAGGTGCACCTGACCGTGCGCGACATGTCGAGCTCCGATCAACTGGCGGCCCTGCGCCGCCGGGAGATCGACGTGGGTTTCGCGCGGATGCCCAGCGAACCGGGCGAACTCACGATGGAGCCCGTCATTGACGACGAACTGCAGATCGCCTGCAACGCGACGCTTTGGCCGGCCGGGCTAAGCGAGCGGCGTGCCCTGCTCGAGAGCCCTTTCCTGATTCTCTCCCGCGAGGCTTCGGCAACATTCCACGACCACGTGCTCACCGCGTGCCTGGCTGCGGGCTTCACGCCGCGCGTTGTGCAGGAGGCAAACCAGTTACTGACGCTGCTGACCCTGGTTCAATCGGGCATCGGGATCAGCTTGCTGCCCGCTTCGGCCAAGGCTCTGCGCATTCCGCAGGTGCGTTTTCTCGATATGCAGCTTCCGGAAGCGGTTTGGACCGTCGGGATGGCCTGGAACCCGGATACGGTGATGGATACGCCGGCGCAGCACTTCCTCCCGCTGGTGCGCCAGCAATTCAGACGGACGGCCCGGCCGCAATCCCGGCGCCCGGCTATTCGTGCTGCAAAGCCTGGCTGGGGTTGA
- a CDS encoding MFS transporter translates to MSTRTGHDAPWSVAIASGLILGLVVGIPYFGLPYFYDYFEHSISEGGFGWSKPSIMLGLPIGTFVTLLAGPLFVRRLPPRACILGGSMVCALSLAGFGLMRGSLLEYYLLWILYMTGWIFAGPLSHQILLTRTFHRNRGAAMAIAYFGISAFGAVSVACLARPLTHAFGFRIALMLIGACALLAVPIALRAFPKVEPAPSLQPLAAIPRETESPFNRAFWLLLVGSTISVAGVAGVTQHLKLIFRESGYLNQLVLDQVFGWTLMFMLGFMAVGRFAFAWGADHFPKRHVITVGFLFMSAAMPLLYFLKQAGGPYLFGAIFGFGMTVDFVVVPLLVTDYFDSKSMPRVMGIIVPVNTVGQTWFPYLVSLLWTVFGNYSVPLMITFASILAGWFALALLPKPSPARRLQFVDGLGARMAGEHAQAAVNPASATPEVTL, encoded by the coding sequence ATGAGCACGCGGACCGGGCATGATGCCCCGTGGAGCGTGGCCATCGCCTCCGGGCTCATCCTCGGCCTGGTCGTCGGCATCCCTTATTTTGGGTTGCCCTACTTCTACGACTATTTCGAGCACTCCATCAGTGAAGGCGGCTTCGGCTGGTCGAAACCCTCGATCATGCTGGGGCTGCCCATCGGTACTTTCGTCACACTCCTAGCCGGCCCCCTCTTCGTACGCCGCCTTCCGCCGCGTGCCTGCATCCTGGGCGGCTCCATGGTCTGTGCGCTCTCGCTCGCCGGCTTCGGCCTGATGCGCGGCAGCCTGTTGGAGTACTACTTGCTCTGGATCCTCTACATGACGGGCTGGATCTTTGCCGGACCGCTCTCGCACCAGATCCTGCTCACCCGGACGTTCCACCGCAACCGAGGCGCCGCCATGGCCATCGCGTACTTCGGGATCAGTGCCTTTGGCGCGGTCTCGGTCGCCTGCCTGGCCCGGCCGCTGACTCACGCCTTCGGCTTTCGAATCGCGCTAATGCTCATCGGCGCCTGCGCCTTGCTGGCCGTTCCCATTGCCCTCAGGGCCTTCCCGAAGGTTGAACCTGCGCCCTCGCTCCAACCTTTGGCGGCGATCCCACGGGAGACCGAATCGCCTTTCAACCGCGCTTTCTGGCTGCTGCTGGTGGGTAGCACGATCTCCGTCGCCGGCGTGGCGGGGGTGACCCAGCACCTGAAGCTGATCTTCCGCGAATCGGGCTACCTGAACCAGTTGGTGCTCGACCAGGTCTTCGGCTGGACCCTGATGTTTATGCTCGGATTCATGGCGGTGGGCCGGTTCGCCTTCGCCTGGGGCGCCGACCACTTTCCGAAGCGGCACGTGATCACAGTCGGCTTCCTGTTCATGTCGGCTGCGATGCCGCTGCTCTATTTTCTGAAGCAGGCCGGCGGACCCTATCTTTTCGGCGCTATCTTCGGCTTCGGCATGACGGTGGATTTCGTGGTCGTCCCGCTGCTGGTCACCGACTATTTCGATTCGAAATCGATGCCGCGGGTCATGGGGATCATCGTGCCTGTCAACACGGTGGGCCAGACATGGTTCCCTTATCTCGTCTCGCTGCTGTGGACAGTCTTCGGAAACTACTCAGTGCCGCTGATGATCACGTTCGCCAGTATCCTGGCCGGGTGGTTCGCACTGGCGCTGCTGCCCAAGCCAAGTCCCGCACGCCGGTTGCAGTTTGTGGACGGACTGGGAGCCAGGATGGCCGGAGAGCACGCCCAGGCGGCGGTCAACCCGGCCTCAGCTACCCCGGAGGTTACCCTGTAG
- the tssK gene encoding type VI secretion system baseplate subunit TssK, whose product MHRLEPVVWTKGTILNAQHLQLQDRYLEDSLRFRLNATQFQPWGFTKLRIDDEALAAGIINLTQAAGIFPDGLLFDVPELDAGPAPKPIGSHFGPDDSRLDFCLAIPHYRERGINVAGLQRQVDARYRAEIAMVSDENTGRSEKPVTLARKNLRIIVEGESVEGMSTIPVGRILRTPAGLFELDSRCVPPLLDFHANDYLSAIARRLVEILSARSDALSGLRRQKNQSLADFTASDIASFWLLYTVNSALPIFQHLYAAPGIHPEMIYSEMLSLAGALTAFSMKLQPRNLPIYDHENLGVCFTELDEALRMLLTTVVPSNFVSLPLKLVQPSIYATSIDREDYFKNTRMYLAIQAETNQAEIIRRTPQLVKICSADYIEHLVQTALPGIPLRHVPAPPSSIPVKLNFNYFSLEQKGGPYEAVVRARNLAVYVPADLPNPQMELIILLPKAESGA is encoded by the coding sequence ATGCATCGCCTGGAACCCGTTGTCTGGACTAAAGGGACCATCCTCAATGCCCAACATTTACAACTTCAGGATCGGTACCTGGAGGACTCTCTCCGCTTCCGCCTGAACGCCACGCAGTTCCAGCCGTGGGGCTTCACGAAGCTGCGGATCGACGATGAGGCTCTCGCCGCGGGGATCATCAACCTCACCCAGGCGGCCGGAATCTTTCCGGACGGCCTGCTGTTTGACGTGCCCGAACTGGACGCCGGCCCGGCGCCGAAACCGATCGGGTCGCACTTCGGTCCAGACGATTCGAGACTGGATTTCTGCCTGGCGATCCCGCACTACCGGGAACGCGGTATCAATGTGGCCGGGCTTCAGCGGCAGGTGGATGCACGCTACCGGGCGGAGATCGCCATGGTCAGCGACGAGAACACCGGGCGCTCAGAAAAGCCCGTGACGCTGGCCCGCAAGAATCTGCGGATCATCGTGGAAGGGGAAAGCGTCGAGGGCATGTCGACGATCCCGGTGGGACGCATTCTGCGCACGCCGGCGGGGCTGTTTGAGCTCGATTCCCGTTGCGTACCACCGCTGCTCGACTTCCATGCCAATGACTATCTTTCCGCTATTGCCCGCCGGCTGGTAGAGATTCTCTCCGCCCGCAGCGACGCCCTGTCCGGTTTGCGGCGCCAGAAGAACCAGAGCCTGGCGGATTTCACGGCCTCCGATATTGCGAGTTTCTGGTTGCTCTACACGGTGAATTCGGCGCTGCCGATCTTCCAGCACCTGTACGCCGCACCAGGGATCCATCCTGAGATGATCTACAGCGAGATGCTCTCGCTGGCGGGGGCGCTGACGGCGTTTTCGATGAAGCTGCAGCCGCGCAATCTGCCCATCTACGATCATGAGAACCTGGGCGTCTGCTTCACTGAGCTCGATGAAGCCTTGCGGATGCTGCTGACAACCGTGGTGCCCAGCAACTTCGTGTCGTTGCCGTTGAAATTGGTGCAGCCCTCCATCTATGCGACCAGCATCGATCGCGAGGATTACTTCAAGAACACGCGGATGTACCTGGCGATCCAGGCGGAGACAAACCAGGCCGAGATCATCCGGCGTACGCCCCAACTGGTGAAGATCTGCTCGGCCGACTATATCGAGCACCTGGTTCAGACGGCGCTGCCGGGCATCCCGCTGAGGCACGTCCCTGCCCCGCCCAGTTCCATCCCGGTGAAGCTGAATTTCAACTATTTCAGCCTCGAGCAGAAGGGCGGACCGTACGAGGCGGTGGTGCGCGCCCGGAATCTCGCGGTGTATGTCCCGGCCGATCTGCCGAATCCGCAGATGGAGTTGATCATTCTCCTGCCGAAGGCGGAATCAGGGGCTTAG
- a CDS encoding methyltransferase has translation MAGAEIHDALDVLIRLLMDEEAVEEVVILEHLPARLLEVLAELGVVTRKDETKWRCTVLLYPVVGVYVVSDRTRFIGEKFPDDVVYAAITGNTGRFLSIQPQDPGEDFLDLCCGSGVAALLAASRGAKRAWAADLGQRSVHFSDFNGRLNGLDQVIAVQGDLFEAVGEQTFDVIVAHPPYIPDGANKLLFRDGGEDGEQIFRRIVQGLPQYLKPGGRFYCVTTATDRENESLQDRVRGWLGEKGDDFDVFLVATEVGKRPATVLEAVVKAKGKLGKLGDRSELYERLKVTALFYGTVVIERVAKPRAVATARTLKAEKAAGEAVEWFRNWEKAAAQPSLSAALQRSRPKLAREMQLHVVHKPGESGLEPSEFTLKAKYPFVFTAVAEPWLAVLIGMCNGQMTTGQIYEQLLAQDVVEASLTFEDLCQVVRLLISNGFLELEQFPLPRREALVEALV, from the coding sequence GTGGCCGGTGCCGAAATTCACGATGCGTTGGATGTCCTGATTCGCCTTCTGATGGATGAAGAGGCCGTCGAAGAGGTAGTGATCCTGGAACACCTGCCCGCCCGTCTGCTGGAAGTGCTGGCGGAACTGGGCGTAGTGACGCGCAAGGACGAGACGAAGTGGCGCTGCACTGTGCTGCTCTACCCGGTTGTGGGTGTCTACGTCGTTTCGGACCGGACCCGCTTCATCGGCGAGAAGTTTCCCGATGACGTCGTTTATGCGGCCATCACCGGCAACACCGGACGTTTCCTTTCCATCCAGCCCCAGGATCCCGGTGAGGATTTCCTGGATCTGTGCTGCGGGTCTGGCGTGGCGGCGCTGCTCGCGGCATCCCGAGGAGCCAAACGAGCCTGGGCCGCGGACCTGGGCCAGCGTTCCGTCCACTTCTCCGATTTCAACGGCCGGCTGAATGGCCTGGATCAAGTCATTGCCGTGCAGGGCGACCTTTTCGAGGCCGTCGGCGAGCAGACGTTTGACGTGATCGTGGCTCACCCGCCATACATACCCGATGGAGCCAACAAGCTGCTGTTCCGGGATGGCGGAGAAGACGGGGAGCAGATTTTCCGCCGGATTGTCCAGGGTCTGCCACAATATCTGAAGCCAGGCGGACGTTTCTATTGTGTGACGACAGCTACAGACCGTGAGAACGAGTCGTTGCAGGATCGAGTCCGCGGCTGGCTTGGCGAAAAAGGTGATGACTTTGACGTGTTCCTGGTGGCCACGGAAGTCGGCAAGCGTCCAGCGACAGTTCTGGAAGCGGTGGTGAAGGCCAAGGGCAAACTGGGAAAACTGGGCGACCGTTCAGAGCTCTACGAGCGGCTGAAGGTGACGGCCCTTTTCTACGGAACGGTGGTCATTGAGCGGGTCGCCAAACCTCGGGCCGTTGCGACGGCTCGCACCCTGAAAGCCGAGAAAGCGGCAGGTGAAGCCGTGGAGTGGTTCCGGAATTGGGAAAAGGCTGCCGCACAACCTTCCTTGTCCGCCGCGCTGCAACGGTCCCGGCCGAAGCTGGCCCGGGAGATGCAGTTGCATGTCGTCCACAAGCCGGGCGAGTCCGGGCTGGAACCGTCGGAGTTCACTTTGAAGGCGAAGTATCCCTTTGTTTTCACGGCTGTTGCTGAGCCGTGGCTGGCGGTACTGATTGGTATGTGCAATGGGCAGATGACGACTGGGCAGATCTATGAACAGTTGCTGGCTCAGGATGTGGTGGAAGCCAGCCTGACGTTTGAAGATCTGTGCCAGGTTGTGCGTTTGCTGATTTCCAATGGGTTCTTGGAGTTGGAACAGTTCCCCCTGCCGCGCCGCGAGGCGCTGGTAGAGGCGCTGGTCTAG
- the tssB gene encoding type VI secretion system contractile sheath small subunit, with the protein MAESLQHKLDRVRSPRVHITYDVETGGAIEKKELPFVMGVFGDFTGMPAEPLPRLKDRKFVEVSLDNFDNVLSAMKPHLAFSVENKLSEDPEAGQIKVDLKFQSMDDFEPAAVARQVKPLKELLDLRTRLSDLRGSLQGNEKLDELLMETVKDSSKLDKLKSEFSGGDKGGSNE; encoded by the coding sequence ATGGCTGAGAGTCTTCAACACAAACTGGATCGAGTTCGCTCTCCGCGTGTCCACATCACTTACGATGTGGAAACGGGTGGCGCAATTGAAAAGAAAGAACTGCCCTTCGTCATGGGCGTTTTTGGGGACTTCACGGGCATGCCCGCGGAGCCGCTGCCGAGGTTGAAGGACCGCAAGTTCGTCGAAGTCAGCCTGGACAACTTCGACAACGTGCTGTCCGCGATGAAGCCACACCTGGCATTCTCTGTCGAGAACAAGCTGAGTGAGGATCCCGAGGCTGGACAGATCAAGGTCGACCTGAAATTCCAGAGCATGGATGACTTCGAGCCCGCCGCAGTTGCTCGCCAGGTCAAACCGCTGAAGGAACTTCTCGACCTTCGCACGCGCCTCTCTGATCTCCGCGGCAGCCTCCAGGGCAACGAGAAACTCGACGAACTGCTCATGGAAACAGTGAAGGACAGCAGCAAGCTCGACAAGCTGAAGTCCGAGTTCTCGGGCGGCGACAAGGGAGGCAGCAATGAGTAA